AAACCGACGTCGTCTCGTTCCGCCAGCGAGAGCGCGACGGCGAGACTCGCCAGGAGTTCGCCGCCCGCCTCGAGGCGGAGCTCACCGAGCGACAGCTCGCTGCGTTACAGCGGGCGTATCTCGGAGGCTACTTCGAGTGGCCCCGGCCGACGACGGGCGAGGAACTGGCCCAGTCGATGGGCGTCTCCCGGCCGACGTTCCACGAGCACCTGCGAACCGCCGAGGCGAAACTCTGTGGAGCGTTTTTCGACGGCGAGCACGGCGACGAGTGAGAACTATAGTAACCGTTGAACGTCAGTGCACCCCCGGTCACGACCGTTGGCGGGCAGCCTCGCCAACGAGGCCGAGGCTGCCCGCTCGGCTGTGACCGGGGGAAACTCGGTTCAACGAGTACTATACCAGCCCGGCCGATAGACGCCCCGCTGACGGAACCGACGCGGCTCCGCTCCGGTGAAACGCGGCTTACCGAACTGTAGCAAGCGCTTAGGGCGCCGAACGGTGCTGGACGGTCACCCGTGTTTATGTGCGATCTGGTGGTACGCCGGCTCATGTTCGCGACCGCAGCCCCGCTTCAGCTCGCCGACGGCGGCTTCCTGTACTGGGCGATCGTCTTCTTCGTGCTCGCGATCGTCGCGGCCGCGGTCGGCGCGCGCGGCGTCGCGGGAATCTCGATGGAGGTCGCACGCATCTTCGTGCTCGTCTTTCTGATCCTGGCGATCGTCTCGCTGCTACTGTAGCGGCCCGGTGAGGGAGCTTCCGGTTACGCTTTCGCAGGTATTGCCACGAGCGAGCGCCGGTTCGATCGCCGAAGAGCGCTCGGGAACTCACCCTTCGGGATGAAATTCACCGGTGGCGTCGGTAACCTGGTTCGGTTACGTACGGGTGGCAACGACTAACAGGCTGGGCGTGCAATATAACGTACTGCACTTACCATGACAGAACTTGGCGGTTTCCAAGACAGAGTCGCCCGCGTCGACCTGAGCGACGGATCGGTCGCCTACGAGTCGATCGACGACGACGACGCGAAAAAATACATCGGTGCGCGCGGACTGGGCGTAAAGTACGTCTTCGAGCAGGGGCCGGACGTCGACCCGCTCGGACCCGACAACCTGCTCGCGTTCATGAACGGTCCGCTCTCGGGGACACAGGTGACGATGAGCGGGCGCATCGCAGTCTGCACCAAATCGCCGCTCACCGGCACCGTCACCGACAGCCACCAGGGTGGCTGGTCCGGCGCCCGACTGAAGTGGGCCGGCTTCGACGGCCTGCTGTTCGAGGGGCAGGCCGACGACCCCGTCTACGCCTACGTCGAGGACGGCGAGGTGGAGCTGCGAGACGCCTCCCACCTCTGGGGCAAGGGCTTCCACGAGGCCCGTGACACGCTCGAGGAGGAAGTCGACGGCGCCTACGGCAAGAACCTCTCGATCATGGGGATCGGCCCCGGCGGCGAGAACGAGGTTCGCTACGCCAGCATCATCAACGAGGACGACCGCGCCTCGGGCCGTGGCGGGACGGGCGGCGTGATGGGCTCGAAAGGGCTCAAGGCCGTCGTCGTCAAGTCCTCGACGAGGATGCCCCAGCCCGCGGACAAGGAGACGTTCATGGAGGGCCACCAGGCGGCGATGCAGGCCATCCAGGAGTCAGACGTCACCGCGCCGAACGAGGGCGGCCTCTCGGTGTACGGGACGAACGTCCTGATGAACATCACCGAGGAGATGGACGGCCTCCCGACGGGCAACGCCCGCTACACGAGTACGCGGAGTGCGAGCGAAGACAGGGGGATCGACTTCGACGCCGAACGCGTCTCCGGGGAGAACGTCCGCGAGAACATCTTAGTCGACGAACCGACCTGTCACTCCTGTCCCGTGGCGTGTAAGAAGGAAGTCGAGGTCACCTACCGTCACAAGGGCGAGGACATGAACGTCCGGATGGAGAGCTTCGAGTACGAACCCGCGTTCTCGCTCGGGCCGAACTCCATGAACGACGACCGCGACTCGATCGCCGTGATGATCGACCTCTGTAACGACCTCTCGATCGACGCCATCGAGACGGGCAACATGCTCGCGATGGCGATGGAGATGGCAGAAGACGGCAAACTCGAGGAGGGAATCGACTGGGGCGACACCGAGGAGATGATCGAGATGATCAAACGAATCGGCCACCGCGAGGGCGTCGGCGACCTGCTCGCCGAGGGTGCCGACCGCGTCGCCGAGGAGCTCGACGCCCACGAGAACTCGCTGGCCGTCAAGGGCCAGACGATCCCGGCGTACGACCCCCGCTGCATGAAGGGGATGGGCATCGGCTACGCCACCTCGAACCGCGGGGCCTGCCACCTGCGTGGCTACACGCCGGCGGCCGAGATCCTCGGCATCCCCGAGAAGGTCGATCCCTACGAGTGGGAGGGGAAAGGCGAGCTGACCGCCGCCTTCCAGGATCTGCACGCCATCAGCGACTCGTTCGACATCTGCAAGTTCAACGCCTTCGCCGAGGGCATCGAGGAGTACGTCACCCAGTACAACGGGATGACCGGCCTCGAGGTCACCGAGGACGAACTGCTGAAAGCCGGCGAACGGGTCTACAACTTAGAGCGCTACTACAACAACCTCGCCGGCTTCGACGGAAGCGACGACTCGCTGCCAGCGCGCTTCCTCGAGGGCGAGGACGGCATCCCCGGCCAGGGCGCCTCCGAGGGCGAGTACTGCGAACTCGAGGAGATGAAAGCCGAGTACTACGACCACCGCGGCTGGGTCGACGGCGTCGTCCCCGACGAGAAACTCGAGGAACTCGAGATCGAGATCGGCCCCGGCACCGGCGTCAGCGCCGAGGGCGGTGCGGCGGCACCCGGCGACGACTGATCGCCGGCCCGGTTCGGCTGCGACCGCTTTTCGATTATTCGTCCGAGGAGCCCACGCCAGCGAACCGCGAGGCCGCCCACCCGATCACGACGGCGATTCCGGCCGGCGCGGCGACGACGACCAGCAGGATGCCCCCGGCAGTGAGCCGTCCCGAGAGCCCGCCGTCGACGTCGACGACGGGGCTGAGCGCGATGATCGGCACCGAGAGGAGGACGGCTCCGAGCGCGTAGCCCCCGTAGGCGACGGCGTCGCCGATGCTCGGCTGGCGCACGAGGTGAACGGTGACGCCGATCCACGCCAGCAGGCCGAGCAACAGCCCCCACCCGCTCGCGGTGACGAACACCAGCACGAACACACTCACGAGCCCGACGATCAGGCCGGCGACGACGCCCACGACGACGGTGAGCGTGTTGTCGAGCAGGCCATCCGGGTCCAGCAACCCGCCGTCACGCTCGCCGGTCGTGGTGGGCTCCGTCCTCGTGACCCCCCGTTCGAACTCGTCGTCCCGCCGATCGAAGCCGTCGTCGACCTCGCCCCCCGCCGGCCCGTCGAAGTCGGCCCCACAGTGCATGCAGTACGTCGACGTCTGCCCGACGGGCCCGTCACAGTCCGGACAGCGTGGGTCGGCGGGATCGAGGCTCATCGACGGATTCGTTCGAGCCTGACTGTCATAAATCCCGATCCGTCTTCCCGGGATCAACGATCGGCCTCGAGTTTAAATACTGTGACGCGACCAACGCCGGTATGATCGACGACGCGATCCGCGTGCTGGCCGGCGACTGCACCGTCATCACCGACGGCACCGACCGCGAGGAGTACCGTGGCCGCGTGACGACAGTGGTCAAGCCCGACAACACCGTCCTCGTCCACGACGTCGACGGCTACCAGCCCGTCGCGTGGCTCACCCGGGCGGACACCGTCTCGAGCGACCCCGCGGACGGCTTCTCGCTGGTCGCGAAGAAAGGCGAGCAGTGTCTCCGGATCGCAGCCCACGACGAGGACGCCTTCGCTCACTACCCGGCGTCGGCGGCGGGAACGCCCGTCGGTGAGTGTCCCGACTGCGGCGGCGCGCTCGTTCGATCCGCCGACGTTCACTGCGTCGACTGTGGCAACCGGTACGCGATTCCGGCCGACGCGACGATCCTCGACACCCGGTGCTCGTGTGGGCTCCCGCGCATGCGCGTCGAACGCGGCCTCGCCTTCGACGTCTGTATCGATCGCGACTGCGAGTCGCTCGACGACGCCGTCCGCGAGGCGTTCGATCGCGAGTGGACCTGCCCGACCTGCGGTGGCGACCTCCTGATCCTCCGGCGGGGCGGCCTGATCGCCGGCTGTGAACACTACCCAGACTGTGAGACCGGCTTCGTGATCCCAAGCGGCGTCGTCGACGGCGAGTGTGGCTGTGGCCTGCCGACGTTCGAGACGGCGAGCGGACGGCGCTGTCTCGACGCCACGTGTGAACGGCTCCTCGAGTCCGACCCGACGGCACAGAGCCAGACGGGCCCCTGATCGTGAATCCACCGCTCGTTCGTGGCCAGCTGGCGTCGTCGAATCCACAGCCCCTTTGTCGTCGGCGGGGTAGCCACGGGTATGACTCTCGAGGGGCGGTTCGACGACGGCGTCGTCCGGATCGGCGGCGACGCCCGCCAGCGCTACCACGATGCGCGCGGCTACGGCTATCCACTCACGGGCAACGAGATCGCGGTCGCCCCCGTCGAGGCGGCTCACCTGCTGTACCGGGGCGACCTCGAGGCGGTCGTCGACGGCGACGAGCGGCTTGGCTTCCGGGAGTTCGCCGCACGCGAACCCGGCCCGGACTTTGGCGTCGAGTTCCTCGTCTACGCCGACCTGCGCTCGCGCGGCTTCTATCTCACGCCCGCCGCCGAACCGTGGCTCGCCGAGCCGCCCGCGGCCGACTTCGCGGTCTTTCCCCGCGGGAAGGGGCCGGGAGACGGCGAGGTGGCGTACGCCATGCGGGTGATCGGCGAACGGACCGACGTCCCCGCGAGCGAACTCGAGCCGGGCGTCCTCGCGGTCGTCGACGAGGAAAGCGAGATCACGTACTTCGAGATCGGCCAGCCGGAGATCTCCGGGACCTCGAGTGCCGACCTGCCGTCGGCGGTCGACGCCGACCTGCTGGCCGACCGCGTCGTCGTCTGGGAGCCGCCGGCCGACCTCTACGAGCGGGCGTTCTACGGCCAGCCCCTCGAGGGACGGGAGTACGACCGGCCCACCTTGCAGTGTTCGCTGCTCGAGGCGGCCCACCTTGCTGAGGCGGGGGCGATCGACCTCGATCCCGAGACCGTGCTCGAGCGCGGGCGCGAGGTGGAGGGCGACCGGTTCGACCGACGATTGGGCGTCTATACGACCCTGCGCGAGCGCGGCGTCGTCCCCAAGACCGGCTACAAGTTCGGCGCCGACTTCCGGACGTACGCCGACGTCGCGTCGGTCGACGACCTCGGTCACTCCGAACTGCTGATCAGGGTGCTGCCCGCCGAACACGTCTTCGAGCCACGGGACCTCGCCCTCGACGTTCGGCTGGCTCACGGCGTCCGCAAGACGATGGTCTTCGCGCTGGTGGGCGAGGAGGGGATCGAGTGGCGATCGCTCGAGCGACTGACGCCCTGACTCTCGCCATCGGCACGAGGTTTCTTGACCCGCGCGGCCGTACGTCGTCACATGGAAGAGGTGTCACTCGGCGTCCCGAGACCGTTGCTCGAGCGGCTGCCCGACGGCGACGAGGACGCGGCGGCGGACATGCAACAGGCGGTCGCGGGCTGGGAACGGCGACTCAACCGCGCGATCGAACAGGCAGAAGACGACCGCGAGGCTGCGGGATACGTACTCGAGGCGATCGACCGCTTCGAAGCGCGCTTCGAGACGTACGACGAGCTCGTCCCCGAGCTCCGGGCGTGGGGACAGTCGCCGATCTACGCCATCGCCTGGCGAACGCTCTACGCCGACGTTATCAGTCAGCTCTACGAACACGAGGAGCTCGGGGAACACCTCGACCGCGAGCGGAACGCCCGGCTGGTCGAGGACGGCATCCGGCTGCGGGATCTGTAGGCTGGCTGAGGGTGGGCCGTCCGATCCACAATGATTTTACCCACTGGTTCGATACAGTCTTTCGTGGCGACGAACGACGAGCGCGACGCCTCCAGGGCGGGCGTCGACTGGATGACCCGAACGCGGCGTCGCGTCCTCCCGACCGTCCACCGGATCAAAGAACCGTTCGGTGGCTTCGCACAGTGTACGATGCACCCGTCCGAGTACGTCGGAACCGTCGAGCGCGAGCTTCGATCGTTTCGGCCCGACCTCGAGGCCATGTCCTTCGCTCCCGAGCCGATCGCCTCGCTAAAGGTTCACGAGGACGGCCGGAAGTCGGCCGGCAGCTGGGTCCGACGGAACTCTCCGCTCGACGACTGGCAGCTACACGTCACGTTGTTTCAGGACGGTCGAGACGCGGTCGAGGTGTTCGCTCACCGGGAATACTCTTGGCTCCGTCACCCCTACAAGCACTACACGGCCGAAGGCTGGGACACGACGGGCGGCGTAAAGCGGATGCGGTCGTTGCTCTCGGACCACGGCGTCTCCTTCCGGATCGACTGATCGACGGAGACGGAAATCTATTACTCTCGTTTCAGCAATAGCACGGTCATGTCTCGAGTCGAGACGGTCACCGCGTTTACGGACCTCTACCTGCCGACGGTCAACGGCGTCACGTACACCGTCAGTCTCTGGCGCGAGCGCTGGTCGTGCCGCTGGGGGACGATGCCGGTGGTCTATCCGCGGATGGACGGGCACCAGCCAGCCGCCGACGAGTACCCCGTCCGGAGCGTTCCCGCGCCGTTGTACTCGCGGTATCGTCTCGGGCTCCCGACGATCCCGGACGACCTCGAGACGCCGGACCTCGTCCACGTCCACACGCCGTTTACCGTCGGCTACGCGGGGATTCGCTTCGCCAGAAAGCGCGAGATCCCCGTCGTCGCCTCTTACCACACGCTGCTCGACGACCGGGCAGACCAGCACGTCCCGGAGAGTCTCGTCGAGGGCCTCGAGTACACCTGTCGCGCCTACGAACGCTCGTTCTTCGAGCGCGTCGACCACGTCACTGCGCCGACGTCGTTCGCTCGGCGCCACCTCTTAGAGCGCATCGGCGCGGACGTCGACGTCACGGTCGTCTCGAACGGCATCGACGTCGACTTCTTCCGGCCCGTCGATCCGACGACCTTTCGTCGCCTCTACGATCTTCCGTCGGAGCGACCCGTCCTCGGCTACACCGGTCGTCACGGCCCCGAGAAGAACATTTCGGAGGCGATCGACGCCGTCGCCGACCTCGACGTCACGCTCGTCATCGGCGGTGACGGCCCTGTTCGTGACGAGCTCGAGGATCATGCCCGCGAATCCAGTGCGGACGTACGGTTTCTGGGTTTTCTCGAGCGTGAGGACCTCCCCGCCTTCTATTCGGTGCTCGACGCCTTCGTCTTCCCCAGCCCGGTCGAGACCCAGGGACTCGTCGCGCTCGAGGCGACCGCCTGTGGCACGCCCGTCGTTGCCGTCGACGAGGGCGCGCTCACCGACTCCGTCATCGAGGGCGAGACCGGCTACCGGTACGAGGCCGGCGACATCGGGGGCTTTCAGTACGCGATCTGGCGGACGCTCGAGGAGAACGATCGGCTCTCGGACCTCTGTCAGCGCCGACGCGAGATGCTCTCGGTCGACCACTCCCTCGAGCAGCTCGCGCGGATTTACGATCGGCTCGAGCCGTGACTCGTCGAGGATCGGACGTTCAACCGGGGCCACATATAATGCGACCCCAGTGTCAGCCCGAGGGTTCAAATCCTCTCGATTGATAGGTAGTCCCATGGAGTACGCCGTCTCCCTCGAGGGAACGACGCTGGTGACGCTACACGAAGGAACTGACACGACCGCTCGCGACGAGGCCGTCTCCCAGCTCACGGCGAGCCTCGAGGAACTCGAGACCGACGACACGATCACCGACTGGACGGTCACCGATGCCGAGGTGTACGAGCATCCGACGGCCCCGTTCGATCCGTACACGATCACGGTCGCGTTTGCAGTGACCGTCGCCGCCGAGGCCGACGACCCTGGATCGGCGAAAGCACGCGGTCAGCAGGCGATCGACGACGCGCTCGAGTCGGCGGGACTCGACGCCGTCTCCTACACCTCAGCACCGTCGGCGGCGTAGACGAGCGTCGAGACTTATAGGCTCCCGCGACGAGTGTGTAGCTATGGAACTCGACCTGCGATTTTTCGCGACCTTTCGGGAAGCCGTCGGCCAGAAAGAACTCAGCCGCGACGTCGACGACGACGCCACCGTGGGCGACGTCCTCGCGGCGCTCGAGACGGAGTACGACGGACTCGAGGGGCGACTGCTCGATGACGGCTCGATCGCGCCACAGTTGAGCGTGTTGAAAAACGGCCGCGACGTGGTCCACATGGACGACGCCGAGACGGAACTCGAGGAGGGAGATTTGCTCTCGGTGTTTCCGCCGGTGGCGGGCGGCACCAGCTGACCGACGCTCGCCGACCGCGCCTTTTTGCTGTCGGCCCACGACTCTCGAGCCATGACGACGCGCGTCGAACGCTCCTTTCGTGGCATCTCCGAGCGGCTGGCGATTCGGTACCTGCAGAAGCTCGGCGGCGAACAGGTCGCCGACGACGCCGTCGAGGGTGACGGCTGGTCGGCCCGGCTCTCCGCCGAGACCGTTTCCATCGGTCCCTCGCTCACGCTAACCGAGGTGACGGTCGTCTTCGAGGGCGAGGAGGAGCGACTCGAGTCGCTGGTCGAACGGTTCGCCACGAAGGCGATGCGTGCGGGGGGCTGATGGCGGGCGAGCCGATCGACGGGCAGGTGCTGTTGCTCACCGCTGCGAAAGCCAGTGTCCCGCCGGCTCGTCTCCCCGATCTGGTCGAGCTCGCGCAGGTCGACCTCGAGTCGCGACTCGAGACGTATCGCCGTGGCTACGAGTGTGCCTACGAGGACGACGACCGATGTGCCTTCTTCGTCGAGTGGGGCCACTGGGAGGAAATCGGTGATCGGCTGGGCTTTACCGACCGCGAGCGGTCGGCGGTGCGCCGGGCCCACGAGGAACAACTGCTGCGCATCGGCCGCCGCGAAGATCGACTCGAGGAGTTCGAGTCGGCGCTCGAGATTCGCGACCCCGTGTTCGTGGGGATCGACGACGGCTGAGACGAATTGCCGTATCGAGTTACTCGATGGCTGCGCGGACGAAGTCGACTGCGTCCTGGTACCCATCCGGATCGAATGCCTTGATCGCGTCGTCCATACCGGCGTCGGTCGCCAGTCGATTGATCTGCATCGCGTTCGTGACGTTCGGCGAGACCGTCGCACACCGCACCCCCTGTTCGTAGAGGTCGCCCATCAACTCGGCCCAGACCTCGTTCACGTCGGCGGGCCACGCGCCGCCGGCGTTTCGGTTGTCGACGAAGACGGCGGCCGTCTCGTCGTGTTCCAGCAGTCGTCTGAGCTCCGCTACGATCGATTCGGCCTCCGCTACCGAGATGATGAAGTCGTCGTTCCGCCAGAGAACGAGCCCGCCGTCTTTGACGATATGTGTGGTGTCTGGTACCATGGTCGAGTGGCTGGAATTTGCCCGTCCACACAAAAACAGTTTCGCCCGACAGTTCGCGCTGGTGGACCGTGAGGCGGAGCACGGTGACGTCGACTCGGTCTCATACCGATGGTTGTAGTCTCTTACCGACGATCGTCGCCCCACCGGGACGACGATCACCGGTAAACAGTTACAACCGTCAGTATCAACCGGTCGTCGGCAGCGAGACGAAACTCGAGGGCTCGACCACGCTCCCACAGACCGGGCAGCCGTGCTCGAGGATCGCCTCCCGCATCGGTTCGTTGACCTCGATCGCCTGGCCACAGTCCGGACAGGTAAACTCGTATTTGCTCATGATAGATTCGTGTTCGTCAGGTCGTGTCTTAGGTATCGGTCCACTATATACAGGGTGTCTCGGCGATCACGAGTCGATCACCGCCCCGAGCAGTTTTCGCTGGGCTGCCGAGAGGTGCTCGGTGAACGTGGAGGTCGTGATGTCGAGTGCCGTTGCGACTTCGCCTGCGTTCGCCCCCTTCGGGTGATCGAAGTAGCCCATCCGGTGGGCCGTCTCCAGCACTTCACGCTGGCGGTCGGTCAACGCGCTTCGGTCGACGAAGACGAGGCTGTCCGCTGCGTATTCCTCGCGCGAGCGGAGCAACCGTTGCACGTCGAGTCCCGAATAGCGGTCGCGCAACTCTCCGATGATGGTCTGTAACGTCGCCATCTCCGGGGCGTGAAACGTGAGATACAGCCCACCGTCGCGCGCCCGAACGTCGGTGACCGGACAGTCGAACGCCTCGATGCACTCACATGGGCAGCCAACGCCCAGTTCGCGCTCGAACCGGTACGCCGAACTCGAGCCGTAGCGAAACACCTCCGTCAACCCCTCGTCGACGTCGACGTCGGTGAGTTCCTCCGCTGACGCTCCGATGAACTCCTCCGTCACCGTCCGCTCATCCGCTGGCGAGACGCTCTTGCTGACCGAGTGGCTCGCCATCTCCGCCTCCGCCGAGAACTGCGCGACAGGGCAGACGCTCGCGGCGTCGATTCGCACCTCCGCTCGGATTCCCGTCGCCATCGGTGCCTAGCCGTTACGTTTCGTCCGCTAAAGACGTCCCCCTCTATATGATGGGGGATGAAGGTGGGGCGTCCGTGACGAGGTCGGCCGACGCTCGTCCCGTACCCGCACTCGTCCCGGGCGCTCGAGTCGCACCTCCCGGGGCGTGGATTTCGACGCTACATATAATGCCCCCTCTATTTTGAGGGATTCATTTGGTGGCCATCCAGCGGCAACCAGTATCCGTCAACGTATGTCCGCCACGAACCAGGATCTGAATCAACGGCCGTCGAAGCGACGTGGGCTGGTGTCCCGGGACGCACCCGATGCCGAGTCCGTCCTCGAGGCCCTCGCCGACGACGCCTCTCGCGACATTCTCGAGGCGACGACGGAGGACTCCCTGAGCGCCACCGAAATCTCCACGCGCTGTGATATCCCTCTCTCGACTACCTACCGAAAACTCGAGCGACTGACCGACGCCCAGCTCGTCGAAGAACGGATTCGGATCAGCGCCGACGGCCAGCACGCCGCCGTCTACCAGAAGTGTTTCGAGGACGTCTCCGTGACCGTCACGACGGAGGGTGAGCCCGAAGTCGAGGTCACTCGGTCGCATCCGACGTCGACCCCCTGACCGTCTGCGCTGTTGCCGTCCTGTCCGTGGCGTGGGCCGTCACCGGTTCGACTCGAGAAACCCGACTAACGCGTCGGTCACCCGATCCGGTCTGTCGACCTGCACCCAGTGGCTCGCGTCCGGCACTCGTTCGATCCGGACGGTTTCGACGTAGCGCTCGAGTCCCTCCACCTGTTCGATCGAGAGCGCGACGTCCCGTTCGCCCCACACCACTAGCGTCGGCGGTTCGATCGGGGTGACGGGATCGGTGATGGCGGGCCCGACGACCGGAACCCGCGCGAGCAGCTCGCCCGGCATCGAGTCTCTGAACAGCGCCCGGTAGTAGTTGATCGCCGACTCGAGCGCCCCCGGCCGGCGGAACGCGGCCTTGTAGCGTTCGATTTCCGCCGGCGTGAACGCGTTCGGCTCGACGGCTCCCTCGCCGAACAGCGTCTCGAACGCCGCGAAGTCACGACTCGCGAACAGCCGCTCGGGCAGCCACGGAATCTGGAACGCGAGGACGTACCACGAGCGCCGGGCCTGCTCGAGGGAGCATTCGCGGACGTACTTGGCCGGGTGTGGCGCGTTCATGACCGTGAGCGACGTCACCCGCTCGGGGTGCGCCCCGGCGAGTTCCCAGGCCACGACGCCGCCCCAGTCGTGGCCGACGACGTGGGCCTGATCGGCCCCGAACGCGTCGAGCAGGCCGACGACGTCCCCGACCAGCGCCGGGAGGCGGTAAGCGGCGACGCCGTGGGGTTTCTCCGAGCGGTTGTAGCCGCGCATGTCGGGGGCGACGACGCGGTAGCCGGCGTCGACCAGGGCGGGGATCTGGTGACGCCAGGAGTACCAGTACTCGGGAAAGCCGTGTAAGAGGACGACGAGGTCGCCGGCTTCGGGACCGGCGACGACGCAGTGGAGTCGAATTCCGTTGGCGACGACGTCGCGGTGGCTCACGAGCTCGCCGGCTCGAGTGCTCACCGCCAACCACCGCCGGGGGTCGTTCGTTCGGGGTCGTCCATACGGGTCGTCTTCGTGGTCCGGACGCGAAATACCTATGCCGGGCCGACCGAAAGTCGCCGTCGAACCGTGTTCCCCGGTCGTGCTCGTCTCGTGAGGTCTCCATCGGCAACCGGCTCGAGGGTCGAACCGTGACGGTTCCGCTCGAGTACCTCGTCGTCGTCTTCCTCGCCGGCCTGGTGACGGCGCTCTCGACCGGACTCGGGGCGCTGCCGTTCTTCCTGACCGACGAGGTGAGCGACCGCTGGCTCGTCGGGCTCTGGGGGCTGGCCGCCGGCATCATCCTCTCGGCGTCGCTGTTCGGGCTGCTCCCCGAGGCGCTCGAGGCGGGTTCGCCGATCCACGTCGTCGCGGGGCTGCTCGTCGGCGTCGGCCTCGTGGTCGTCGCCGACCGCGTCGTCGGTGCTCACGACTTCGAGCCGCGGACGCTCGCGCGGGCGGACTTCGATAAACTCGTCCTGATCGTCGGCGTGCTCACGATCCACAGCGTCCCGGAAGGCGTCGCCGTCGGCGTCGCGTTCGCCGAGCTCGGCCTCGAGGGCGACCTCGTGCTCGCGGGCATCGCGGTGCCCGCACTCGCCGTCTTCGTCTCGCTCGCCGTC
This portion of the Natronobeatus ordinarius genome encodes:
- a CDS encoding DUF1328 family protein translates to MFATAAPLQLADGGFLYWAIVFFVLAIVAAAVGARGVAGISMEVARIFVLVFLILAIVSLLL
- a CDS encoding aldehyde ferredoxin oxidoreductase family protein codes for the protein MTELGGFQDRVARVDLSDGSVAYESIDDDDAKKYIGARGLGVKYVFEQGPDVDPLGPDNLLAFMNGPLSGTQVTMSGRIAVCTKSPLTGTVTDSHQGGWSGARLKWAGFDGLLFEGQADDPVYAYVEDGEVELRDASHLWGKGFHEARDTLEEEVDGAYGKNLSIMGIGPGGENEVRYASIINEDDRASGRGGTGGVMGSKGLKAVVVKSSTRMPQPADKETFMEGHQAAMQAIQESDVTAPNEGGLSVYGTNVLMNITEEMDGLPTGNARYTSTRSASEDRGIDFDAERVSGENVRENILVDEPTCHSCPVACKKEVEVTYRHKGEDMNVRMESFEYEPAFSLGPNSMNDDRDSIAVMIDLCNDLSIDAIETGNMLAMAMEMAEDGKLEEGIDWGDTEEMIEMIKRIGHREGVGDLLAEGADRVAEELDAHENSLAVKGQTIPAYDPRCMKGMGIGYATSNRGACHLRGYTPAAEILGIPEKVDPYEWEGKGELTAAFQDLHAISDSFDICKFNAFAEGIEEYVTQYNGMTGLEVTEDELLKAGERVYNLERYYNNLAGFDGSDDSLPARFLEGEDGIPGQGASEGEYCELEEMKAEYYDHRGWVDGVVPDEKLEELEIEIGPGTGVSAEGGAAAPGDD
- a CDS encoding topoisomerase DNA-binding C4 zinc finger domain-containing protein, which gives rise to MIDDAIRVLAGDCTVITDGTDREEYRGRVTTVVKPDNTVLVHDVDGYQPVAWLTRADTVSSDPADGFSLVAKKGEQCLRIAAHDEDAFAHYPASAAGTPVGECPDCGGALVRSADVHCVDCGNRYAIPADATILDTRCSCGLPRMRVERGLAFDVCIDRDCESLDDAVREAFDREWTCPTCGGDLLILRRGGLIAGCEHYPDCETGFVIPSGVVDGECGCGLPTFETASGRRCLDATCERLLESDPTAQSQTGP
- the endA gene encoding tRNA-intron lyase; this encodes MTLEGRFDDGVVRIGGDARQRYHDARGYGYPLTGNEIAVAPVEAAHLLYRGDLEAVVDGDERLGFREFAAREPGPDFGVEFLVYADLRSRGFYLTPAAEPWLAEPPAADFAVFPRGKGPGDGEVAYAMRVIGERTDVPASELEPGVLAVVDEESEITYFEIGQPEISGTSSADLPSAVDADLLADRVVVWEPPADLYERAFYGQPLEGREYDRPTLQCSLLEAAHLAEAGAIDLDPETVLERGREVEGDRFDRRLGVYTTLRERGVVPKTGYKFGADFRTYADVASVDDLGHSELLIRVLPAEHVFEPRDLALDVRLAHGVRKTMVFALVGEEGIEWRSLERLTP
- a CDS encoding glycosyltransferase → MSRVETVTAFTDLYLPTVNGVTYTVSLWRERWSCRWGTMPVVYPRMDGHQPAADEYPVRSVPAPLYSRYRLGLPTIPDDLETPDLVHVHTPFTVGYAGIRFARKREIPVVASYHTLLDDRADQHVPESLVEGLEYTCRAYERSFFERVDHVTAPTSFARRHLLERIGADVDVTVVSNGIDVDFFRPVDPTTFRRLYDLPSERPVLGYTGRHGPEKNISEAIDAVADLDVTLVIGGDGPVRDELEDHARESSADVRFLGFLEREDLPAFYSVLDAFVFPSPVETQGLVALEATACGTPVVAVDEGALTDSVIEGETGYRYEAGDIGGFQYAIWRTLEENDRLSDLCQRRREMLSVDHSLEQLARIYDRLEP
- a CDS encoding ubiquitin-like small modifier protein 1, producing the protein MELDLRFFATFREAVGQKELSRDVDDDATVGDVLAALETEYDGLEGRLLDDGSIAPQLSVLKNGRDVVHMDDAETELEEGDLLSVFPPVAGGTS
- a CDS encoding DUF7560 family zinc ribbon protein, which gives rise to MSKYEFTCPDCGQAIEVNEPMREAILEHGCPVCGSVVEPSSFVSLPTTG
- a CDS encoding helix-turn-helix domain-containing protein; this encodes MATGIRAEVRIDAASVCPVAQFSAEAEMASHSVSKSVSPADERTVTEEFIGASAEELTDVDVDEGLTEVFRYGSSSAYRFERELGVGCPCECIEAFDCPVTDVRARDGGLYLTFHAPEMATLQTIIGELRDRYSGLDVQRLLRSREEYAADSLVFVDRSALTDRQREVLETAHRMGYFDHPKGANAGEVATALDITTSTFTEHLSAAQRKLLGAVIDS
- a CDS encoding ArsR/SmtB family transcription factor, giving the protein MSATNQDLNQRPSKRRGLVSRDAPDAESVLEALADDASRDILEATTEDSLSATEISTRCDIPLSTTYRKLERLTDAQLVEERIRISADGQHAAVYQKCFEDVSVTVTTEGEPEVEVTRSHPTSTP
- a CDS encoding alpha/beta fold hydrolase, whose protein sequence is MSTRAGELVSHRDVVANGIRLHCVVAGPEAGDLVVLLHGFPEYWYSWRHQIPALVDAGYRVVAPDMRGYNRSEKPHGVAAYRLPALVGDVVGLLDAFGADQAHVVGHDWGGVVAWELAGAHPERVTSLTVMNAPHPAKYVRECSLEQARRSWYVLAFQIPWLPERLFASRDFAAFETLFGEGAVEPNAFTPAEIERYKAAFRRPGALESAINYYRALFRDSMPGELLARVPVVGPAITDPVTPIEPPTLVVWGERDVALSIEQVEGLERYVETVRIERVPDASHWVQVDRPDRVTDALVGFLESNR